The following coding sequences lie in one Enterococcus sp. 9E7_DIV0242 genomic window:
- a CDS encoding PTS ascorbate transporter subunit IIC, protein MDNILDILIDIASTPALLVALIAVLGNVLQKKDLASTVKGGIKTFVGFLVVTAGAGVIEGSLAPFGEMFQAAFNMQGVVPNNEAIVALALTKYGTYTALIMLTGMVFNILIARITRYKYIYLTGHATLYMACMIAVILSVTGMNTIMLVLFGGLALGLANTIFPAIAQPFTRQITKNDSVALGHTGNFGYALSGLIGKYVGNKEKSTEDINFPKGLSFLRDSTVSITLTMAVVYVIVALFAGNDFVSENLSGGMNYIIYSLQQAGSFAAGVFVILAGVRLILAEIVPAFKGISEKLVPNSIPALDCPIVFPYAPNAVLIGFLTSFVGGIVSLAIMVMTGTTVIIPGVVPHFFCGATAGVYGNATGGVRGAVIGSFIHGIIISFMPILLMPVMGDLGFQGSTFSDTDYGVTGIFLGNLANNGGQMLVIGGIIAVLAVLLGLTLFGKKNTEAASE, encoded by the coding sequence ATGGATAATATTTTAGATATTTTAATTGATATTGCCAGTACACCGGCATTGCTGGTTGCATTGATTGCAGTTTTGGGGAATGTACTGCAGAAAAAGGATTTGGCTTCAACGGTGAAAGGGGGAATCAAGACCTTTGTTGGGTTCTTGGTCGTCACAGCTGGAGCAGGGGTGATTGAAGGCTCATTGGCACCGTTTGGCGAGATGTTTCAGGCAGCCTTCAATATGCAAGGTGTGGTCCCAAACAATGAAGCAATTGTCGCTCTGGCATTGACAAAATACGGCACATATACAGCACTTATTATGTTGACTGGGATGGTATTCAATATCCTGATTGCACGAATTACCCGATACAAGTACATTTATCTAACTGGGCATGCGACACTTTATATGGCTTGCATGATAGCTGTTATTTTGAGCGTGACCGGCATGAACACTATTATGTTAGTCTTGTTTGGAGGTCTGGCATTGGGGCTGGCAAACACGATTTTTCCGGCAATTGCTCAGCCGTTTACCCGTCAAATTACTAAAAATGATTCTGTTGCGTTGGGACACACAGGGAATTTTGGTTATGCTTTGAGTGGCTTGATTGGTAAGTATGTTGGGAATAAAGAAAAATCAACAGAAGACATCAACTTTCCTAAGGGCCTTTCTTTCCTAAGAGATTCGACAGTAAGTATTACACTGACTATGGCAGTTGTTTATGTGATTGTCGCTCTCTTTGCCGGGAATGACTTTGTGAGTGAAAACCTGAGTGGTGGAATGAATTACATCATTTATTCTTTACAGCAGGCAGGCTCATTTGCGGCAGGTGTGTTTGTTATTCTAGCAGGTGTTCGCTTGATCCTTGCGGAAATCGTTCCGGCGTTCAAAGGAATATCTGAAAAGCTAGTACCGAATTCAATTCCAGCCTTGGATTGTCCAATCGTCTTTCCCTATGCTCCTAATGCTGTTTTGATTGGCTTTTTAACGAGCTTTGTTGGTGGGATCGTCAGCCTGGCAATTATGGTCATGACTGGTACGACAGTGATTATCCCAGGTGTTGTTCCGCACTTTTTCTGTGGTGCTACAGCGGGTGTATATGGCAATGCAACAGGCGGTGTCAGAGGAGCTGTTATTGGTTCATTTATTCATGGTATTATCATCAGCTTCATGCCAATCTTGCTTATGCCGGTCATGGGAGATCTTGGGTTTCAAGGGTCGACCTTCTCGGATACTGATTATGGCGTGACAGGGATTTTCCTTGGGAATCTAGCGAATAATGGTGGACAGATGCTAGTCATTGGTGGAATCATTGCTGTTTTGGCCGTATTACTAGGTCTTACTCTTTTCGGAAAAAAGAATACAGAAGCAGCTTCAGA
- a CDS encoding BglG family transcription antiterminator, with the protein MMDYRISYIMSSENQLLSLEEASAITGMKREELSTELNKLSCLAKEILDEEIELTENTVRVPLISTKNWLALIFGQREEELIYSEQERQAMIYFLTFSGFEELSVFYFQEFFMVSKNTILADVKKLRKFLEGRAISLEYSRREGFFLAGDEAAVRTMAYVLLGKLMACTNGKRLLYKGLLTVSFDYYIDIRQRFSRTIQQYSLVLVPSRFDEMVYFISYLVGRMSRHEIRFEEEEQQMVKTLIAYRASEQFLLEFSDIRNEEMEKLYITVLFMTVVQGEIQDTSLEFLLECSGKIIHEVERLAAVEFQEYRKLLLDLFYHLVPAYFRIKFGLPLNNVLIDEIVVQYHEIFELTKRSLFPLENLVQKKIPMEETGYFTVLFGGAIRSRKSMKQNVQLKGLILCPSGISSSMIMKTELQELFPQIDFSEISTLDAYSETESHEEIDLIFSSVPIKTEKKVYVINPIMSQLEKNILMREVQEAFLFQKTLIPSVDEIIDILFPHVLLKTGVTKEKLYKIVQKKMNKEMKRREDDRPMLSELLTEDMIQLSDVSMNWEEAIDYAAQPLKKNKIEQRYVAAMIDKVKKHGPFIHIGEGVALPHARPEDGVKELGMSLLKVQKPILLMDDEKHPIQLFICLAAVDNEMHLKALASLTKILSNKERLQALLQADTKASILKILAEGEE; encoded by the coding sequence ATGATGGATTACAGAATTAGTTATATTATGTCGTCAGAAAATCAGCTACTATCTCTTGAAGAAGCCTCTGCAATAACTGGCATGAAAAGAGAAGAACTTTCCACTGAATTGAATAAGTTAAGTTGTTTAGCAAAGGAAATACTGGATGAAGAGATCGAGCTTACAGAAAATACAGTCAGGGTACCCTTGATATCAACAAAAAACTGGCTGGCGCTCATTTTTGGTCAAAGAGAAGAGGAGTTAATTTATTCCGAGCAAGAACGACAAGCAATGATCTATTTTCTGACCTTCAGCGGCTTTGAAGAATTGTCTGTATTCTATTTTCAGGAATTCTTTATGGTCAGTAAAAATACGATTTTAGCAGATGTAAAAAAGCTAAGGAAGTTTCTTGAAGGACGCGCGATTTCTTTAGAGTATTCAAGACGGGAAGGCTTCTTTCTAGCAGGAGATGAAGCAGCGGTTAGAACAATGGCGTATGTGTTATTAGGTAAGCTTATGGCGTGTACAAATGGAAAACGCTTGCTGTACAAAGGACTGTTAACTGTTTCATTTGACTACTATATTGATATCCGCCAACGTTTTTCTCGGACCATCCAACAGTATAGCTTGGTTCTTGTGCCAAGCAGGTTTGATGAAATGGTCTATTTTATTTCTTATTTGGTTGGTCGAATGAGCAGGCATGAAATACGATTTGAGGAAGAGGAGCAACAGATGGTAAAGACCTTGATTGCTTATCGTGCTTCGGAACAATTTCTGCTGGAATTTTCAGATATTCGAAATGAAGAGATGGAAAAGCTCTACATTACGGTTCTTTTCATGACTGTTGTTCAAGGAGAAATACAAGATACATCATTAGAGTTTCTATTGGAGTGTTCTGGAAAAATCATTCATGAAGTAGAGCGTTTAGCGGCGGTGGAATTTCAGGAGTATAGAAAATTGTTGTTGGATTTATTTTATCATCTGGTGCCGGCCTATTTTCGAATCAAGTTCGGGTTGCCGTTGAATAATGTATTGATTGACGAAATTGTTGTACAGTACCATGAAATATTCGAGCTCACAAAGAGAAGCTTATTTCCATTAGAAAATCTTGTGCAGAAAAAAATCCCAATGGAGGAAACAGGGTACTTTACCGTATTGTTTGGCGGTGCAATTCGAAGCCGAAAGTCTATGAAACAGAATGTGCAGTTGAAAGGATTGATTCTTTGTCCAAGTGGGATCAGCTCTTCGATGATCATGAAAACGGAGCTTCAAGAGCTGTTTCCACAAATTGATTTTTCTGAAATAAGTACGCTAGATGCCTATAGTGAAACAGAGAGTCATGAAGAAATCGATTTGATTTTTTCCAGTGTTCCTATAAAGACAGAGAAAAAGGTCTATGTGATTAATCCGATCATGTCGCAATTGGAAAAAAACATATTAATGAGAGAAGTACAGGAAGCGTTTCTTTTTCAGAAAACCTTGATCCCTTCCGTAGATGAAATTATTGATATCCTGTTTCCTCATGTTTTACTGAAAACAGGTGTAACAAAAGAAAAGCTTTATAAAATCGTACAGAAAAAAATGAACAAAGAGATGAAGAGAAGGGAAGATGATCGACCGATGTTATCTGAGTTACTTACAGAAGATATGATCCAATTATCAGATGTTTCGATGAACTGGGAGGAAGCAATCGATTATGCCGCTCAGCCGTTGAAAAAGAACAAAATAGAGCAACGATATGTGGCTGCGATGATTGATAAAGTAAAGAAGCATGGACCGTTTATTCATATCGGAGAAGGTGTTGCTTTACCCCATGCACGTCCGGAGGATGGTGTAAAAGAGTTAGGGATGTCCCTGTTGAAGGTACAAAAACCGATTTTACTGATGGATGATGAGAAGCATCCGATTCAACTGTTCATTTGTCTGGCAGCAGTGGATAATGAAATGCATTTGAAGGCGTTAGCAAGCTTGACGAAAATTCTGTCGAATAAAGAACGATTGCAAGCCTTGCTTCAAGCAGATACAAAAGCAAGTATTCTAAAAATTTTAGCAGAAGGAGAGGAATAA
- a CDS encoding PTS sugar transporter subunit IIB, giving the protein MKFAAVCGSGLGSSFMVEMNINTVLNELGVSGVEVSHYDMGSATPELADVFFVGGDLADSATHLGEVIVLNSIIDMDELKEKVTTVCREKGLL; this is encoded by the coding sequence ATGAAATTTGCAGCAGTGTGTGGGTCAGGATTAGGATCAAGCTTTATGGTGGAAATGAATATCAATACAGTATTAAACGAACTTGGAGTAAGTGGTGTCGAGGTTTCGCATTATGATATGGGGAGTGCAACACCGGAGTTGGCTGATGTATTTTTTGTCGGTGGCGATCTAGCAGATAGTGCGACGCATTTAGGAGAAGTCATTGTCTTGAACAGCATCATCGATATGGATGAGCTAAAGGAAAAAGTGACTACAGTTTGTAGAGAAAAGGGACTGCTATAG